Proteins from a genomic interval of Lelliottia amnigena:
- the fdhF_3 gene encoding oxidoreductase alpha (molybdopterin) subunit: MNNTRRSVPGIRHYDGPAGGWGALKATAIAVRTQMDTFEAPATLLNTNQPDGFDCPGCAWPDKEHKSTFQFCENGAKAVTWEATNKRVTPAFFAENTVTSLLAKSDFELEGYGRLTHPLEYHQESDTFRPVEWEHAFARIGEVLRDLPADAVEFYTSGRASNEAAYLFQLFARELGTNNFPDCSNMCHEATSVGLPRSIGIGKGTVSLDDFDNTELVISIGHNPGTNHPRMMGTLHELARRGVPIIVLNPMRERALERFADPQSVIEMATYGSTDIASTYFQVKAGGDAAALKGIAKHLLALEAQQGNVLDNEFIAQHTQGFDAFSADITATPWEAIERESGLTRADLETVAVAYAKSNATIITYGMGITQHNKGTSNVRLIADLLLMRGNIGKPGAGICPLRGHSNVQGNRTVGITEKPSAAFLSRIEEVFGFTPPSKHGHDAVQTTQAMIAGQAKALICLGGNFAVAMPEHERVFPAMRTLDLSVHVGTKLNRTHLLTAKETFIFPCLGRTELDMQQTGKQSITVEDSMSMVHASSGKLKPASPHLLSEPAIVAGMAQATLPNSSVAWQELVTNYDLIRDLIEKTLPGFDRYNERIRTPGAFACRYRQRSASGPPQPAKRCSLCLTASMRISMAQGTTFCGWSRCAVTISTTPRFMPWMTAIVGCLAAGMCCL; encoded by the coding sequence ATGAATAACACACGACGCTCAGTACCCGGAATCCGACACTATGACGGCCCAGCCGGCGGATGGGGGGCCTTAAAAGCCACCGCCATTGCCGTACGCACGCAAATGGATACCTTCGAAGCACCCGCCACGTTACTCAATACCAACCAGCCTGATGGATTTGACTGCCCAGGCTGTGCGTGGCCGGATAAAGAACACAAATCAACGTTCCAGTTCTGCGAAAACGGGGCCAAAGCCGTGACGTGGGAAGCTACCAACAAGCGCGTCACGCCGGCTTTTTTTGCCGAAAATACCGTTACGTCACTGCTGGCAAAAAGTGACTTTGAACTGGAAGGCTATGGTCGTCTCACGCACCCGCTTGAGTATCATCAAGAGAGCGATACATTTCGCCCGGTGGAATGGGAACACGCCTTCGCCCGCATCGGCGAAGTATTGCGCGATCTCCCTGCCGACGCCGTCGAGTTTTACACCTCTGGTCGCGCATCCAATGAAGCCGCGTATCTGTTTCAGCTTTTTGCACGCGAGCTGGGCACCAATAATTTTCCTGATTGTTCCAATATGTGCCATGAAGCCACCAGCGTAGGTTTGCCTCGCTCAATCGGCATTGGTAAAGGCACGGTTTCGCTGGATGATTTTGATAACACCGAGCTGGTCATTTCGATTGGCCACAACCCCGGGACTAACCATCCGCGCATGATGGGCACGCTGCATGAGCTGGCCCGTCGCGGAGTGCCGATTATCGTCCTCAACCCGATGCGTGAAAGAGCGCTGGAACGGTTTGCCGATCCGCAAAGCGTTATCGAGATGGCAACCTACGGCTCAACGGATATTGCGTCGACCTATTTTCAGGTTAAAGCCGGAGGCGACGCCGCCGCACTGAAAGGTATCGCGAAGCATCTGCTGGCGCTTGAGGCTCAACAAGGCAATGTGCTGGACAACGAGTTTATTGCTCAACACACACAAGGTTTTGACGCCTTTTCCGCTGACATTACCGCTACCCCATGGGAAGCCATTGAGCGCGAATCGGGTCTTACCCGAGCCGATCTGGAAACCGTCGCAGTTGCGTATGCCAAATCGAATGCCACCATCATCACCTATGGTATGGGGATCACCCAGCACAACAAAGGCACGTCTAACGTGCGGCTGATCGCCGATTTGTTGCTGATGCGCGGCAATATCGGCAAGCCAGGCGCCGGAATTTGCCCCCTGCGCGGCCATTCAAACGTGCAAGGCAACCGCACGGTGGGCATCACCGAAAAGCCCTCCGCCGCCTTTTTGTCGCGGATTGAAGAGGTCTTCGGTTTTACGCCGCCGTCTAAACACGGGCATGATGCGGTGCAAACCACGCAGGCCATGATCGCCGGGCAAGCAAAAGCTTTGATCTGCCTGGGCGGTAACTTTGCCGTGGCGATGCCCGAGCACGAGCGCGTTTTCCCGGCTATGCGCACGCTGGATTTGAGCGTCCATGTCGGCACCAAGCTGAACCGCACGCATCTGCTGACCGCCAAAGAGACATTTATTTTCCCCTGCCTGGGACGTACGGAGCTGGATATGCAGCAGACCGGCAAACAGTCCATCACCGTTGAAGACTCCATGTCGATGGTTCACGCCTCCTCAGGCAAGCTCAAGCCCGCATCGCCTCATCTGCTCTCTGAACCGGCAATTGTGGCGGGAATGGCTCAAGCTACGCTTCCAAACAGCAGTGTCGCCTGGCAGGAGCTGGTGACGAATTACGATTTGATCCGTGATTTGATTGAAAAAACGTTGCCGGGCTTCGACCGCTACAACGAACGCATCAGAACGCCGGGGGCTTTCGCATGCCGTTACCGCCAACGGAGCGCGTCTGGCCCACCCCAACCGGCAAAGCGATGTTCTCTGTGTTTGACGGCGTCGATGAGAATATCAATGGCACAGGGGACAACGTTCTGCGGCTGGTCACGCTGCGCAGTCACGATCAGTACAACACCACGATTTATGCCCTGGATGACCGCTATCGTGGGGTGTTTGGCCGCCGGGATGTGCTGTTTATGA
- a CDS encoding oxidoreductase alpha (molybdopterin) subunit: MNEGDMAQLGLEHGDRVDITTALPDSELRLDDITVVAYHIASGTVGAYYPEANVLVPLDYLDKESGTPSYKSVPVTVTLRSKEIRAI, from the coding sequence ATGAATGAAGGAGATATGGCACAGCTGGGGCTGGAGCATGGCGACCGCGTGGACATTACCACTGCGCTGCCGGATAGCGAACTGCGTCTGGACGATATCACCGTGGTGGCGTATCACATCGCCAGCGGCACGGTCGGGGCGTATTACCCGGAAGCCAACGTGTTAGTCCCGCTGGATTATCTGGATAAGGAGAGCGGAACGCCGTCCTACAAATCTGTGCCGGTTACCGTCACCCTGCGCTCAAAAGAGATCCGCGCGATCTAA
- the btr_2 gene encoding AraC family transcriptional regulator, whose translation MRESRDEIKLWRDKGLHGGMEILRASCYEHSYPAHFHDEFVIAAFARGAQRTRICRERGIAAPGTVMIIAPGEVHTGEAVQRDEGWDYCAFYPSQALLNGVAETVLRGKGEVNFGSEGMRHDPKLARSMLQASAVLSESRDPLEKECVMYQVLNLLVGRYGERSVSKGRQDVVRTDIRRAVDFLQCAYMHPVSVKEIAEVAGLSEFYFMRTFQNMTGLSVHQYLTQLRLVRAKALLAKGVSAAQVASDVGFFDQSHLIKHFRAHFGTTPGVFAAASA comes from the coding sequence ATGAGAGAATCGCGGGATGAAATCAAGCTCTGGCGCGACAAGGGCCTCCACGGCGGGATGGAGATCCTGCGGGCGTCCTGCTACGAGCACAGTTATCCGGCTCATTTCCATGATGAATTTGTTATCGCCGCCTTTGCTCGCGGGGCGCAACGCACGCGCATTTGTCGAGAGCGGGGGATCGCTGCGCCGGGGACGGTGATGATCATCGCCCCCGGCGAAGTGCATACCGGCGAAGCGGTGCAGCGCGACGAAGGCTGGGACTATTGCGCCTTTTATCCCTCGCAAGCCCTGCTGAACGGTGTGGCTGAAACGGTGCTTCGCGGCAAGGGTGAGGTCAATTTTGGTTCCGAAGGCATGCGTCACGATCCCAAACTGGCACGCAGCATGCTGCAGGCATCGGCCGTGCTGAGCGAAAGTCGCGATCCGCTGGAAAAAGAGTGCGTGATGTATCAGGTGCTGAATCTGCTGGTTGGGCGCTACGGAGAACGTTCTGTGAGCAAGGGACGGCAGGACGTTGTGCGCACGGATATCCGTCGGGCGGTCGATTTTCTGCAATGCGCCTATATGCATCCCGTTTCGGTAAAAGAGATTGCTGAGGTGGCGGGGTTAAGCGAGTTCTACTTTATGCGCACTTTTCAGAACATGACCGGGCTTTCTGTCCACCAGTATCTGACGCAGCTTCGGCTGGTGCGCGCTAAAGCGTTGCTCGCGAAAGGCGTGAGCGCTGCGCAGGTTGCCAGCGACGTGGGCTTTTTCGATCAGAGCCATTTGATTAAACATTTTCGCGCGCACTTTGGCACGACGCCGGGCGTGTTTGCCGCGGCGTCGGCGTAG
- the ygaZ_1 gene encoding AzlC family protein, producing the protein MLMNIKTSQRNDARAEFRAGITACLPTIPGYWSIGFAAGAIGTLSGFTTVQTALMASALYAGSAQFLFYSLWATGAEIASVVLSVFLVNLRYLLMSSAMSLFFRDYTTTQKIISGLLLTDETFGVAVQQGSQQNSVPYAWMLGLNLAAWINWILACVVGAGLASALPPSLMEGLSFSLVSMFIGLVLMIWFASRRKALESFSIAAAVIITLLTASHTDMSVVVIVAASVSATLATLGLRLFSRGEK; encoded by the coding sequence ATGTTGATGAATATAAAGACTTCTCAGCGAAACGACGCCCGCGCGGAATTTCGCGCAGGCATCACCGCCTGCTTGCCCACCATCCCCGGCTACTGGAGTATCGGTTTTGCCGCCGGAGCGATCGGAACGCTGTCGGGATTTACGACCGTCCAGACCGCCCTGATGGCAAGTGCGCTGTACGCCGGTTCGGCGCAGTTTCTGTTTTATTCCCTGTGGGCGACGGGCGCAGAAATCGCGTCGGTCGTTTTAAGCGTGTTCCTGGTGAATCTTCGTTATCTGCTGATGAGTTCCGCAATGAGTCTGTTCTTTCGTGACTACACCACAACGCAAAAAATCATCAGCGGGCTGTTGCTCACCGACGAAACCTTTGGCGTCGCCGTGCAGCAAGGTAGTCAGCAAAATAGCGTGCCCTACGCGTGGATGCTGGGGCTCAATCTGGCCGCCTGGATCAACTGGATCCTCGCCTGCGTGGTCGGCGCGGGGCTGGCATCTGCCCTGCCACCGTCGTTAATGGAAGGGTTGAGCTTCAGCCTGGTGTCGATGTTTATCGGCCTGGTCTTGATGATCTGGTTTGCCAGCCGCCGAAAAGCGCTGGAATCCTTCAGCATCGCCGCAGCGGTAATCATTACGTTGCTGACGGCCAGCCATACCGATATGAGCGTGGTGGTGATTGTAGCAGCGTCCGTTTCCGCCACGCTGGCGACGCTTGGTTTGCGCCTCTTCAGCCGAGGGGAGAAATAA
- a CDS encoding branched-chain amino acid transport encodes MERNILLAIMACAVVTALMRTVPILLLSRFRLAPMLQQWLSFIPSAIMAAIVTAELMGKPALTPSGISLSLLAALAATLAGIVTRSLFATVLAGMVAFSGLSYFLMG; translated from the coding sequence ATGGAGCGAAATATTTTACTGGCAATTATGGCCTGCGCGGTCGTCACGGCGTTGATGCGCACGGTGCCGATTTTACTGCTGTCCCGATTCCGTCTGGCGCCCATGTTACAGCAGTGGCTAAGTTTCATTCCCTCCGCGATTATGGCCGCGATTGTCACCGCCGAACTGATGGGCAAACCGGCGCTTACACCCTCCGGGATCAGCCTGTCGCTGCTGGCCGCACTGGCGGCCACGCTGGCAGGCATCGTCACGCGCAGCCTGTTTGCGACCGTCCTTGCCGGCATGGTGGCGTTTTCAGGGTTAAGCTATTTTCTGATGGGCTAG
- a CDS encoding phosphate/phosphonate ABC transporter substrate-binding protein, producing MSNLFAFPMYAVKCADNEALTFAVRTLLAEHGVDVSHLNWNVSGDNLVSHWRHPDLLLSQTCGFPLMTQLPDVQTVGCFHYTAPGCDGIHYRSFLVARATDAQQMLADFKGKRVACNARDSQSGYNVLLKMVASLHHDAPFFEDVVISGSHRQSLIEITRGAADIAAIDCITWALLQRHEPALIDGLTVIGESPPAPGLPLITAKTTTQETLSRIRAALSDLVSATKYRQICDDMFIGGFSEVTRQPYTVLLDWRERA from the coding sequence ATGAGTAATCTCTTTGCGTTTCCAATGTATGCCGTGAAATGCGCCGACAATGAGGCGTTAACGTTTGCCGTGCGGACGTTGCTCGCTGAACACGGTGTGGATGTGAGTCATCTTAATTGGAACGTGTCGGGGGACAATTTGGTGTCGCACTGGCGTCACCCGGATTTGTTGCTCAGCCAGACCTGCGGTTTCCCGCTGATGACGCAGCTACCGGACGTGCAGACGGTAGGGTGCTTTCATTACACCGCACCCGGCTGCGACGGGATTCATTACCGCAGTTTTTTAGTGGCGCGCGCGACGGATGCGCAACAGATGCTGGCGGATTTCAAGGGGAAACGCGTGGCGTGCAACGCGCGCGATTCGCAATCGGGCTATAACGTGTTGCTGAAAATGGTCGCGTCGCTTCACCACGACGCACCCTTTTTCGAAGATGTCGTTATCAGCGGTAGCCATCGACAATCATTGATCGAGATTACGCGCGGTGCGGCGGATATTGCGGCTATCGATTGCATCACCTGGGCACTTTTACAGCGCCACGAACCGGCGCTGATCGACGGATTGACAGTGATTGGCGAAAGCCCGCCAGCGCCAGGATTGCCGCTGATTACGGCGAAGACCACCACGCAAGAGACACTTTCCCGCATCCGGGCCGCGCTGAGTGACCTGGTGAGCGCGACAAAATACCGGCAAATTTGCGATGACATGTTCATCGGCGGATTTAGCGAGGTCACGCGCCAGCCCTATACCGTGTTGCTGGACTGGCGCGAAAGGGCGTGA
- a CDS encoding fatty acid desaturase codes for MALGQMGKGTSYYLHEEQRALIRRLSQGWLWRSEFPTWMVIAGVYGGWFSTLIFWQTLGLIPSTLLLIGFTAWYLSLQHELIHGHPTRVAWFNQLLGTLPLAVWYPYGLYRDSHLAHHRHDRLTVPTDDPESYYFTDASWAQFSPWQRKIIHLRNTFPGRLLLAPLLDIGQTLASAGRAFRDLHYQAMAMWLMHAALLAGLFVWMEGRGFSALYFVLGVSYPALALTKIRSFYEHRAADDPLARSVINEASLPWRVLFLNLNYHSVHHDLPGVPWYGLRDIYLRDKSDYQRRNHAFVVGGYGEWLRHFWAKTVDVTVHPGVETSETHE; via the coding sequence ATGGCGCTGGGACAGATGGGTAAAGGAACGTCTTACTATTTACATGAAGAGCAGCGCGCATTGATACGGCGTCTCTCGCAAGGCTGGCTGTGGCGCAGTGAATTCCCGACCTGGATGGTGATTGCGGGGGTTTACGGCGGTTGGTTTTCAACGCTGATTTTCTGGCAAACCCTCGGCCTTATCCCCTCCACGCTGTTGCTTATCGGGTTTACCGCCTGGTATCTGTCGCTGCAGCATGAATTGATCCACGGTCATCCTACCCGCGTGGCGTGGTTTAACCAGCTGCTGGGCACATTGCCGCTCGCCGTCTGGTATCCGTACGGGCTGTATCGTGATTCGCATCTGGCACATCATCGCCACGATCGCCTGACGGTGCCGACGGACGATCCCGAGTCGTACTATTTCACCGACGCAAGCTGGGCGCAGTTTTCACCCTGGCAGCGTAAAATCATTCATCTGCGCAACACGTTCCCGGGACGACTGCTGTTAGCGCCTCTGCTGGATATTGGTCAGACGCTGGCGAGTGCAGGGCGGGCATTTCGGGATTTACACTACCAAGCCATGGCGATGTGGCTGATGCACGCCGCACTGCTGGCGGGACTGTTTGTCTGGATGGAAGGGCGCGGATTTTCTGCGCTGTATTTTGTGCTGGGCGTAAGTTATCCGGCGCTGGCGCTGACCAAAATTCGCTCTTTTTACGAGCATCGAGCCGCAGACGATCCGCTGGCGCGTTCGGTGATTAACGAGGCATCGCTCCCCTGGCGCGTGCTGTTTCTGAATCTCAACTATCATTCTGTGCATCACGATCTCCCGGGCGTGCCCTGGTACGGCCTGAGAGACATCTATTTGCGTGATAAATCGGACTATCAGCGGCGTAACCACGCATTTGTGGTTGGCGGCTATGGCGAGTGGTTACGACATTTTTGGGCAAAAACTGTGGATGTGACGGTCCATCCCGGCGTGGAGACAAGCGAGACACATGAGTAA
- the nepI_3 gene encoding major facilitator transporter, which produces MSSCIAASEAIVPAKPAWRAVYSLGLGVFGLITAEFLPASLLTPMAASLGVTEGMAGQAVTATALVALVTGLLITPATKNIDRRWVLMFFSVLQIISSLLVAFAPTLNVLLFGRLLLGIAIGGFWAMSTATAMRLVPADKVPKALAVIFSSVSVATVVAAPLGSYLGSLIGWRNVFILCIVPSIVALLWQLWVLPSMKPESSGSLATLLRVLRRPGMIGGLLATVLIFSGHFAFFTYLRPFLETVGQASVETISVILLGFGLANFVGTSIAGMLLARNLRLTLALVPFVMGILALMMVAFGHLAMLDGLLVALWGFAFGLVPVGWSTWLATTVPDEAESAGGLLVASIQFAIGAGAAGGGAIFDLNGASGVFAGSGLLLVSAMVIVLAGVRVKPVTAE; this is translated from the coding sequence ATGAGTTCATGTATCGCGGCGAGTGAGGCAATCGTGCCCGCAAAACCCGCCTGGCGAGCCGTCTATTCACTGGGACTGGGGGTGTTTGGCCTGATTACGGCCGAGTTTTTACCCGCCAGTTTATTAACACCGATGGCGGCAAGTCTGGGGGTGACCGAAGGCATGGCCGGGCAGGCGGTCACGGCAACGGCGCTGGTTGCGCTGGTCACCGGTTTGCTGATAACGCCAGCGACGAAAAATATCGACCGTCGCTGGGTACTGATGTTTTTCTCGGTGCTGCAAATTATCTCCAGTCTGCTGGTGGCATTTGCGCCGACCCTAAACGTGTTGCTGTTTGGTCGTTTACTGCTGGGGATTGCCATTGGCGGTTTCTGGGCGATGTCGACGGCGACGGCGATGCGGCTGGTGCCTGCGGATAAAGTGCCAAAAGCGCTGGCGGTGATCTTCTCCAGCGTGTCGGTCGCCACCGTGGTTGCCGCGCCACTCGGGAGCTATCTCGGTAGCCTGATTGGCTGGCGCAACGTCTTTATCCTCTGCATTGTGCCGAGCATAGTGGCGCTGCTCTGGCAGCTCTGGGTGCTGCCGTCAATGAAGCCGGAGAGTAGCGGCAGCCTGGCGACGCTTCTGCGCGTGTTGCGCCGTCCGGGGATGATTGGCGGTTTACTGGCGACGGTGCTGATTTTCAGCGGACATTTTGCCTTCTTCACCTATCTGCGCCCGTTCCTCGAAACCGTTGGACAGGCCAGCGTAGAGACCATCTCCGTGATCCTGCTAGGCTTCGGGCTGGCGAATTTTGTCGGCACGTCCATTGCCGGGATGTTGCTTGCGCGGAATTTGCGCCTGACGCTGGCGCTGGTTCCTTTCGTGATGGGCATCCTGGCATTGATGATGGTGGCGTTTGGCCATCTGGCGATGCTGGACGGTCTGCTGGTGGCGCTGTGGGGATTTGCGTTTGGGCTGGTGCCCGTTGGCTGGTCGACCTGGCTTGCCACGACCGTGCCGGACGAAGCCGAAAGCGCGGGCGGGTTGCTGGTCGCCTCCATTCAGTTTGCGATTGGTGCTGGCGCGGCAGGCGGTGGGGCGATATTTGACCTCAACGGGGCCAGCGGCGTATTTGCCGGCAGCGGCCTGCTGCTGGTCTCCGCCATGGTGATTGTGCTGGCAGGCGTTCGGGTCAAACCGGTGACGGCGGAATGA
- the ureR gene encoding AraC family transcriptional regulator — protein MTVQPPDMISELLRGMRLSGVKYRRIETTSPFGVSFAYVAGKAQFHFVSQGSALLRMESGARFTLNSGDALFIPNGNAHALLSDENATVIPVSAYPSESICNSVCAITCEPCPQSDKTVIFSGCMDFELGGMQPLIKAMPEVMMVSRLMSTWPEIHPLLAAMERESMTRQVGFAGILARLADVVAALIVRGWVEAGCGKATGWVQVLRDPRLSRAIYAMHQQPGVNWSVAELAKEAGTSRSVFAERFLSATGTTPAKYLSELRMRLAIQYIRHEHQPIETVALRLGYGSLAAFSRAFKRIVGQAPGALRETTPIAEEI, from the coding sequence ATGACCGTTCAGCCACCCGATATGATCAGCGAGCTTTTGCGCGGAATGCGGCTTTCAGGTGTGAAATATCGTCGCATCGAAACCACCTCGCCCTTTGGCGTGTCGTTTGCCTATGTCGCCGGCAAAGCGCAGTTTCATTTCGTGAGTCAGGGTTCAGCGCTGCTGCGCATGGAGAGCGGCGCGCGCTTTACTCTGAACAGTGGCGATGCGCTGTTTATCCCGAACGGTAACGCGCACGCCCTGCTTTCTGATGAAAACGCCACTGTGATCCCGGTTTCCGCCTATCCCAGTGAATCGATTTGCAACTCTGTCTGTGCCATCACCTGCGAGCCGTGCCCTCAGAGTGATAAGACGGTGATATTCAGCGGGTGTATGGACTTTGAGCTGGGCGGGATGCAGCCGCTGATCAAAGCGATGCCAGAAGTGATGATGGTGAGTCGCCTGATGTCGACGTGGCCCGAGATCCATCCGTTGCTGGCGGCAATGGAACGCGAATCCATGACGCGCCAGGTGGGGTTTGCCGGAATTCTGGCGCGTCTGGCTGATGTGGTCGCCGCACTCATCGTGCGTGGCTGGGTGGAAGCGGGTTGCGGCAAAGCCACCGGCTGGGTACAGGTTTTGCGCGATCCGCGCCTCAGCCGCGCGATTTATGCCATGCACCAGCAGCCTGGTGTCAACTGGAGCGTGGCGGAGCTGGCGAAAGAAGCCGGCACGTCGCGATCCGTTTTTGCCGAGCGCTTTTTGTCGGCCACCGGTACGACACCGGCAAAATACTTAAGCGAGCTGCGGATGCGGTTGGCGATTCAGTACATTCGTCATGAGCATCAGCCCATTGAAACCGTTGCGCTGCGTCTGGGCTATGGCTCGCTCGCGGCGTTCAGCCGGGCGTTTAAACGCATTGTCGGTCAGGCGCCCGGTGCCTTGCGGGAAACCACCCCGATTGCAGAGGAGATCTAA
- the treA_2 gene encoding trehalase: MTIIDLRRPAALTLALRVALGGALLGVAAFGHAEEAQSTQKQSPDILLGPLFVDVQTAKLFPDQKTFADAVPKSDPLMILADYRMQHKQSSFDLRHFVEMNFTLPGEGEKYVPPAGQNLREHIDGLWPVLTRTTDKASKWDSLLPLPKPYVVPGGRFREVYYWDSYFTMLGLAESGHWDKISDMVANFAYELDAWGHIPNGNRSYYLSRSQPPFFSLMVELLATHDKEALKTYRPQMEKEYAYWMEGAESLQPGQANKRVVKLDDGSILNRYWDDRDTPRPESWLDDVTTAKNNPNRPATEIYRDLRSAAASGWDFSSRWMDDPQKLGTIRTTSIVPVDLNALMFKMEKLLAKASQESGDAAAASKYENLATSRQKAMENHLWNDKEGWYADYDLKSKKVRNQLTAAALFPLYVNAASNDRAAKVASATASRLLKPGGISTTTVNSGQQWDAPNGWAPLQWVAAEGLQNYGHEKVAMDVTWRFLTNVQHTYDREQKLVEKYDVSTTGTGGGGGEYPLQDGFGWTNGVTLKMLDLVCPKEKPCDSVPASQPAANEDVAPQSSTQKSVAQ, from the coding sequence ATGACGATAATTGATCTGCGCCGTCCTGCGGCTTTAACGCTGGCGCTGCGCGTCGCATTGGGAGGCGCACTGCTCGGTGTGGCTGCGTTCGGCCATGCCGAAGAGGCACAATCCACGCAAAAGCAGTCGCCGGATATTCTGCTCGGTCCCCTGTTTGTTGACGTGCAGACCGCAAAATTATTCCCTGATCAAAAAACCTTTGCCGACGCGGTACCCAAAAGCGATCCCCTGATGATCCTGGCGGATTACCGCATGCAGCATAAACAGTCCAGCTTTGACCTGCGACACTTTGTCGAGATGAACTTCACCCTGCCGGGCGAAGGGGAAAAATATGTTCCTCCCGCCGGGCAGAACTTACGCGAACATATTGACGGTTTATGGCCGGTGCTGACGCGCACCACCGATAAGGCCAGCAAATGGGATTCACTGCTTCCGTTGCCTAAACCCTATGTCGTGCCGGGCGGGCGTTTCCGTGAAGTCTATTACTGGGACAGCTACTTCACTATGCTGGGCCTGGCCGAGAGCGGCCACTGGGACAAAATCAGCGATATGGTGGCGAACTTTGCCTACGAACTCGACGCCTGGGGCCATATCCCCAACGGTAACCGCAGCTATTATCTGAGCCGCTCCCAACCGCCGTTCTTCTCCCTGATGGTTGAGCTGCTGGCGACGCATGATAAAGAGGCGCTGAAAACCTATCGTCCGCAGATGGAAAAAGAGTACGCCTATTGGATGGAAGGCGCAGAGAGCTTACAGCCGGGGCAGGCGAATAAACGTGTGGTAAAACTGGATGATGGTTCGATTCTGAACCGCTATTGGGATGACCGCGATACGCCCCGCCCTGAATCCTGGCTTGATGACGTGACCACCGCTAAAAATAACCCGAACCGTCCGGCGACGGAGATCTATCGCGATCTGCGATCTGCGGCGGCGTCTGGCTGGGACTTTAGCTCCCGCTGGATGGACGATCCGCAAAAGCTCGGGACGATCCGTACCACCAGTATTGTGCCCGTCGACCTGAACGCCCTGATGTTCAAGATGGAAAAACTGCTGGCAAAAGCGAGCCAGGAATCGGGCGATGCTGCCGCGGCCAGCAAGTATGAAAACCTGGCGACGTCTCGTCAAAAAGCCATGGAAAACCATCTGTGGAATGACAAAGAGGGCTGGTACGCCGATTACGATCTGAAGAGCAAAAAGGTGCGTAATCAGCTGACCGCCGCCGCACTGTTCCCGCTGTATGTGAACGCGGCGTCAAACGATCGCGCCGCGAAAGTCGCCAGCGCGACGGCCTCGCGTCTGCTTAAACCGGGGGGAATTTCGACCACCACCGTCAATAGCGGCCAGCAGTGGGACGCGCCAAACGGCTGGGCACCTTTACAATGGGTTGCCGCTGAAGGGCTGCAAAACTACGGTCATGAAAAAGTGGCGATGGATGTCACCTGGCGCTTCCTGACTAACGTTCAGCACACCTACGATCGCGAGCAAAAACTGGTCGAGAAATATGACGTTTCTACCACCGGAACGGGCGGCGGCGGAGGCGAGTATCCATTGCAGGATGGATTCGGCTGGACCAATGGCGTGACGTTAAAAATGCTGGATCTCGTGTGTCCGAAAGAGAAACCGTGCGACAGCGTACCTGCCTCACAGCCAGCGGCGAACGAGGATGTTGCTCCGCAATCGTCAACGCAGAAGAGTGTGGCGCAGTAG